A window of Streptomyces sp. NBC_01689 genomic DNA:
CGCGGGCCCGCTGCTTCGCCTCCGCCTTGGGGACCCCGCGGAAGCGCGGGCCGGCCATGACGTTCGACAGGACCGTACGCCACGGGAAGGTGGCGTCCTGCTGGAAGACGAATCCGACCTTGTCGCCGACCCCCTCGACCGGCGCGCCCGCCACCAGGACCTCGCCCTCGGTGGGCTCCTCCAGGCCGCTCACCAGGGTCAGCGTGGTCGACTTCCCACAGCCCGTGGGACCGACGACGGCCACGAACTCGCCACGTCCGACGGTCAGGTCCAGTTCCCTGACCGCCGTGTGCAGACCCCCTGACGGGGTCTTGAAGATCTTGCTGGCGCCCCGCAGCTCGATGGCGGGGCTGGTGTCTGCGCTCATGGGTCCGGACGGTAGGTGTGGCGCGGGCCACAGCGTCAGTCTTCTGGGCGCAAGGAATTCTTCTGCTTGCAAGAGTCTGTTGTGCTCGTTTTGCTCGCGCTACAACAGCGGAGCCGAAACACGGGCTCAACGCTCGCCAGGCCTGGGGAGAAAGAGGCCCGATGATTGACGTCCTGGTCGTGGACGACGACTTCCGCGTCGCTGAGATCAACGCGAAGTACGTGGGGAAGGTTCCCGGATTCCGGGTGGCCGCCCGCGCGCACAGCGCCGCCCAGGCCCTGACCGCCGTGGAGCGCGCGCCCGTCGACCTGGTCCTGCTCGACCACTATCTGCCCGACCGGACGGGGCTCGAACTCGTCCACCACATGCGCGAACAGGGACACGGCAGCGACGTCATCATGATCACCGCGGCGAGCGACGTGATGACCGTGCGGGCCGCGATGCGGCTGGGCGCCCTGCACTATCTGGTCAAACCGTTCACCTTCGCCGCGCTGCGCACCCGCCTCG
This region includes:
- a CDS encoding response regulator, which produces MIDVLVVDDDFRVAEINAKYVGKVPGFRVAARAHSAAQALTAVERAPVDLVLLDHYLPDRTGLELVHHMREQGHGSDVIMITAASDVMTVRAAMRLGALHYLVKPFTFAALRTRLDSYAALRRTVDRVGGRGVAGQDQVDRIFGALRTAPAPLSPGLPRGHSEPTTDLICGVLHRSGRPLSAHEVAAETGLSRSTAQRYLRHLEQAGRLRLSLRYGDTGRPEHRYAWVAP